In one Pseudomonas purpurea genomic region, the following are encoded:
- the tssH gene encoding type VI secretion system ATPase TssH has product MINVDLQQLIQALDAETRRDLESSAERCVARGGSKILVEDLLLGLLERPQGLLARALQDAEVDAGELSAALQSRVEHSASRNPVFAPELVQWLQDALLVANLELGQSQVEQAALILALLRNPMRYAGSRYQPLLAKLNIDRLKDFALSQKEEPATGKPAVPGESLLQRFTHNLTQQARDGKLDPVLCRDGAIRQMVDILARRRKNNPIVVGEAGVGKTAIVEGLASRIAAGEVPQVLKGVELLSLDMGLLQAGASVKGEFERRLKGVIDEVKASPKPIILFIDEAHTLIGAGGNAGGSDAANLLKPALARGELRTIAATTWAEYKKYFEKDPALARRFQPVQLHEPTVSEAVTILRGLAQVYEKSHGIYLRDDAVVAAAELSARYLAGRQLPDKAVDVLDTACARVRISLAAAPESLERLRGELAEGGRQRQALRRDAEAGLLIDHEALDALEDRLAAAEDEMVALETLWTEQKELAERLLELRQQLAKAREAAAVEPTVTVEEDAEGTVIETLETPVDEAHSVETLEAALNETHRALTDAQVKERLVSFEVCPRLVAEVISAWTGVPLAQLAREHNAKVASFATDLRTRIRGQEQAVHALDRSMRATAAGLNKPDAPVGVFLLVGPSGVGKTETALALADLLYGGDRFITTINMSEFQEKHTVSRLIGAPPGYVGYGEGGMLTEAVRQKPYSVVLLDEVEKADPDVLNLFYQIFDKGVANDGEGREIDFRNTLILMTSNLGSDRISDLCENGARPTAEVLEETIRPVLSKHFKPALLARMRVVPYYPVGGPVLRELIEIKLGRLGERLNRRQLDFTYCQNLVDHLAERCTQSDSGARLIDHLLDLHVLPLVADRLLDAMATGESLKRVHATLDGDASVTCEFA; this is encoded by the coding sequence ATGATCAACGTAGACCTGCAACAACTGATCCAGGCGCTGGACGCCGAAACCCGTCGCGACCTGGAAAGTTCTGCCGAACGCTGCGTCGCGCGCGGCGGCAGCAAGATCCTCGTCGAAGACCTGCTGCTAGGCTTGCTGGAGCGTCCGCAAGGCTTGCTCGCACGCGCGTTGCAGGACGCTGAAGTGGACGCCGGTGAACTGAGCGCGGCCCTGCAATCGCGGGTCGAGCACAGCGCCTCGCGCAACCCGGTGTTCGCCCCGGAGCTGGTGCAGTGGCTGCAAGATGCGTTGCTGGTGGCCAACCTTGAACTGGGCCAGAGCCAGGTCGAACAGGCTGCGTTGATCCTCGCCCTGCTGCGCAACCCGATGCGTTATGCCGGTAGCCGCTACCAGCCATTGCTGGCGAAATTGAACATTGACCGGCTGAAAGATTTCGCCCTGTCGCAGAAGGAAGAACCGGCCACCGGCAAACCCGCCGTGCCGGGCGAATCCCTGCTGCAACGCTTCACCCACAACCTGACCCAACAGGCCCGCGACGGCAAACTCGACCCGGTGCTGTGCCGCGATGGCGCGATCCGTCAGATGGTCGACATCCTCGCCCGTCGGCGCAAAAACAACCCGATCGTGGTCGGTGAAGCCGGTGTCGGCAAAACCGCCATCGTCGAAGGCCTGGCCTCGCGCATTGCTGCCGGTGAAGTGCCGCAAGTGCTCAAGGGTGTTGAGCTGCTGTCGCTGGACATGGGCCTGCTGCAAGCAGGCGCCAGCGTCAAAGGTGAATTCGAACGTCGCCTCAAGGGTGTGATCGACGAAGTCAAAGCCTCGCCGAAACCGATCATCCTGTTTATCGACGAAGCCCACACCCTGATCGGTGCCGGTGGCAACGCCGGTGGTTCGGACGCCGCCAACCTGCTTAAACCGGCCCTGGCCCGTGGCGAATTGCGCACCATCGCCGCCACCACGTGGGCGGAATACAAAAAATACTTCGAAAAAGATCCGGCCCTGGCCCGTCGCTTCCAGCCGGTTCAGTTGCACGAACCGACCGTCAGCGAAGCGGTGACCATCCTGCGTGGCCTGGCTCAGGTGTACGAGAAGAGCCACGGCATCTACCTGCGTGATGACGCGGTGGTCGCGGCGGCGGAGTTGTCCGCTCGTTACCTGGCCGGTCGGCAGCTGCCGGACAAAGCCGTCGACGTCCTCGACACCGCGTGCGCCCGCGTACGCATCAGCCTGGCCGCCGCTCCGGAAAGCCTGGAACGCCTGCGCGGTGAACTGGCCGAAGGTGGCCGTCAGCGTCAGGCCCTGCGCCGCGACGCCGAAGCCGGTTTGCTGATTGATCACGAAGCGCTGGACGCGCTGGAAGATCGCCTGGCCGCCGCCGAAGACGAAATGGTCGCCCTGGAAACCCTCTGGACCGAGCAGAAGGAACTGGCCGAGCGCCTGCTGGAGCTGCGTCAGCAACTGGCCAAGGCCCGTGAAGCCGCCGCCGTTGAACCGACCGTGACCGTGGAAGAAGACGCCGAAGGCACGGTCATCGAAACCCTGGAAACACCGGTCGATGAAGCGCACAGCGTCGAGACGCTGGAAGCCGCGCTGAACGAAACCCACCGCGCCCTGACCGATGCCCAGGTCAAGGAACGCCTGGTGAGTTTCGAGGTGTGCCCGCGTCTGGTTGCCGAAGTGATCAGCGCCTGGACCGGCGTGCCGTTGGCGCAACTGGCCCGTGAGCACAACGCCAAGGTTGCGAGCTTCGCCACTGATTTGCGCACCCGCATTCGCGGTCAGGAGCAAGCCGTCCACGCCCTCGACCGTTCGATGCGTGCCACCGCGGCTGGCCTGAACAAACCCGATGCACCGGTGGGCGTGTTCCTGCTGGTGGGGCCAAGCGGCGTCGGCAAGACCGAAACCGCGTTGGCATTGGCCGACCTGCTGTACGGCGGTGATCGTTTCATCACCACCATCAACATGTCCGAATTCCAGGAGAAGCACACCGTTTCGCGCTTGATCGGCGCACCGCCGGGCTACGTCGGTTACGGCGAGGGTGGCATGCTCACCGAAGCCGTGCGCCAGAAACCGTACTCGGTGGTGCTGCTCGACGAAGTCGAAAAAGCCGACCCGGACGTGCTGAACCTGTTCTATCAGATCTTCGACAAAGGCGTGGCCAACGACGGCGAAGGGCGTGAAATCGACTTCCGCAACACGCTGATCCTGATGACCTCGAACCTGGGCAGCGACCGCATCAGTGATCTGTGTGAAAACGGTGCGCGTCCCACCGCCGAAGTGCTCGAAGAAACCATTCGCCCGGTGCTCAGCAAGCACTTCAAACCGGCGCTGCTGGCGCGTATGCGCGTGGTCCCGTACTACCCGGTGGGCGGCCCGGTGCTGCGCGAGCTGATCGAAATCAAACTGGGCCGGTTGGGCGAACGCCTGAACCGTCGTCAGCTGGACTTCACGTACTGCCAGAACCTGGTCGATCACCTGGCCGAACGCTGCACCCAAAGCGACAGCGGCGCACGCCTGATCGACCACTTGCTCGACCTGCACGTGCTGCCGTTGGTGGCCGACCGTTTGCTCGATGCCATGGCCACTGGTGAAAGCCTCAAGCGCGTGCATGCGACGCTCGACGGCGACGCTAGCGTGACGTGCGAGTTCGCGTGA
- the tssG gene encoding type VI secretion system baseplate subunit TssG: MDTTYGPAAPALSGLSRVIREYSLFQGVLLVIDRLREAHPFLSEEDLYDQLEFQANPSLGFPGSDVDRVEFFEEHGQLRARMRFNLIGLVGSGSPLPAFYGEQALGDSEDGNPTRNFFDLFHHRLQRLMLPIWRKYRYRASFQSGALDPFSSQLFALIGLGGEDIRRAKELNWKRLLPYLGLLSLRAHSAALIEAVLRYYFKHAELTIEQCIERRVEILEEQRNCLGRANSQLGEDLVLGERVRDRSGKFRIHIRELDWQRFHEFLPIGFGYQPLCALVRFTLRDPLDYDIRLVLRQEEIRELRIGEQNACRLGWTSWLGREKADGVVTLGSKIH; encoded by the coding sequence ATGGACACCACGTATGGGCCTGCAGCCCCTGCTTTAAGCGGGCTGAGCCGGGTAATACGCGAGTACTCGCTGTTTCAGGGCGTGCTGCTGGTCATCGACCGGCTGCGCGAGGCGCACCCGTTCCTGAGCGAAGAGGACCTGTACGACCAGCTGGAATTCCAGGCCAACCCGAGCCTGGGTTTCCCCGGCAGCGACGTCGACCGCGTGGAGTTTTTCGAAGAGCACGGGCAACTGCGCGCGCGCATGCGTTTCAACCTGATCGGCCTGGTCGGTTCCGGCTCGCCGCTGCCGGCGTTCTACGGCGAACAGGCCCTGGGCGACAGCGAGGACGGCAACCCGACGCGCAACTTCTTCGATCTGTTCCATCATCGCCTGCAACGCCTGATGCTGCCGATCTGGCGCAAGTACCGCTACCGCGCCAGCTTCCAGAGCGGCGCCCTCGACCCGTTTTCCTCTCAGCTGTTTGCGCTGATCGGGCTGGGCGGCGAAGACATTCGCCGGGCCAAGGAACTGAACTGGAAACGCTTGCTGCCATACCTGGGCCTGTTGAGTTTGCGGGCGCACTCGGCGGCATTGATCGAAGCCGTGTTGCGGTACTACTTCAAACACGCGGAGCTGACCATCGAGCAGTGCATCGAGCGCCGCGTGGAAATCCTCGAAGAGCAGCGCAACTGCCTCGGTCGCGCTAATAGCCAGCTCGGTGAAGACCTGGTGCTGGGTGAGCGGGTGCGCGACCGCAGCGGCAAGTTCCGGATTCACATCCGCGAACTCGACTGGCAGCGCTTCCACGAATTCCTGCCAATCGGTTTCGGCTACCAGCCGCTTTGCGCGCTGGTGCGGTTCACCCTGCGTGATCCGCTCGATTACGACATTCGCCTGGTTCTGCGCCAGGAAGAAATCCGCGAACTGCGCATCGGTGAGCAGAACGCCTGTCGCCTGGGATGGACCAGTTGGCTGGGCCGCGAAAAAGCGGACGGCGTGGTGACTCTGGGCAGCAAAATTCATTAA
- the tssF gene encoding type VI secretion system baseplate subunit TssF encodes MSFNHYYQSELTALRQLGRRFAERSPALAPFLGQAGRDPDVERLLEGFAFLTGRLRQKLDDELPELSHSLMHLLWPNYMRPLPAFSILQFDPLKRSGPALRVERDTPVESVPIDDVRCRFRTCYPTEVLPLDLTALTYSVKGDGSLLSLRLDMACDGHIGELDLSRLRLHLAGERYISQMLYLSLLRNLAGIELIPLDGSGKPLNGVNGMPMAFKMPGDRVQPVGFAEEEALIPYPLNTFRGYRYLQEYFAFQDKFLFVDLTGLDLLKALPEDTLKQMRGLELRFDIRKSGIQRLRPTLDNVKLYCTPIVNLFEHDALPIRLDGKQDEYLLLPAEFDLENCGVFSVEGVTGWKPGGLGYQEYVPFESFEHDPSFDVPQSRPHYSIRQRSSLLHDGLDTYLSFGIRHTEAHETLSIELMCTNQNLPRRLKLGDICMACEETPEFLSFRNITPATSSFAPPLNRDFLWKLISNMSLNYLSLANVDALKVILETYDLPRYYDQHAEKVSKRLLGGLKSIRHQHVDRLHRGLPLRGLRTELTIDPEGYIGEGDLFVFASVLNEFFALYASLNSYHELRVKSTQGEVYQWTPRMGLQPLL; translated from the coding sequence GTGTCCTTTAATCACTACTACCAAAGCGAACTCACCGCGCTGCGCCAGTTGGGTCGCCGCTTCGCCGAACGTAGTCCGGCGCTGGCCCCTTTCCTGGGTCAGGCCGGGCGTGACCCGGACGTCGAGCGCCTGCTGGAGGGTTTCGCGTTCCTGACCGGACGCCTGCGCCAGAAGCTCGACGACGAATTGCCGGAGCTCAGTCACTCGCTGATGCACCTGCTGTGGCCCAACTACATGCGCCCGCTGCCGGCGTTCAGTATCTTGCAGTTCGACCCGCTCAAGCGTTCCGGCCCGGCCCTGCGCGTAGAGCGCGATACACCGGTGGAGAGCGTGCCGATCGATGACGTGCGCTGCCGCTTCCGCACCTGCTACCCGACCGAAGTCCTGCCACTGGACCTGACCGCGCTGACCTACTCGGTCAAGGGCGACGGTTCGCTGTTGAGCCTGCGCCTGGACATGGCCTGCGACGGCCACATCGGTGAACTGGACCTCAGCCGCTTGCGCCTGCACCTGGCTGGCGAGCGCTACATCAGCCAGATGCTTTACCTCAGCCTGCTGCGCAACCTTGCGGGCATCGAACTGATCCCGCTGGACGGTTCGGGCAAGCCGCTCAATGGCGTCAACGGCATGCCGATGGCGTTCAAAATGCCGGGCGACCGCGTGCAGCCGGTGGGTTTTGCCGAAGAAGAGGCACTGATCCCGTACCCGCTGAATACCTTCCGTGGCTACCGCTACTTGCAGGAATACTTCGCCTTCCAGGACAAGTTCCTGTTCGTCGACCTGACCGGCCTGGACCTGCTCAAGGCCTTGCCCGAGGACACCCTCAAGCAGATGCGTGGCCTGGAATTGCGCTTCGACATCCGCAAGAGCGGCATCCAGCGGCTGCGCCCGACCCTGGACAACGTGAAGCTCTACTGCACGCCGATCGTCAACCTGTTCGAACACGACGCGCTGCCGATTCGCCTGGACGGCAAACAGGACGAGTACCTGCTGCTGCCGGCCGAGTTCGACCTGGAAAACTGCGGCGTGTTCTCCGTTGAAGGCGTGACCGGATGGAAGCCCGGCGGCCTCGGTTATCAGGAATACGTGCCGTTCGAATCTTTCGAGCACGACCCGAGTTTCGACGTGCCGCAAAGCCGTCCGCATTACAGCATCCGCCAGCGTTCCTCGTTGCTGCACGATGGCCTCGATACCTACCTGAGCTTCGGCATTCGTCACACCGAAGCCCATGAAACCCTGTCGATCGAGCTGATGTGCACCAACCAGAACCTGCCGCGTCGCCTCAAGCTGGGCGACATCTGTATGGCCTGCGAAGAGACGCCGGAGTTCCTCAGTTTCCGCAACATCACCCCGGCCACGTCGAGTTTTGCGCCGCCGCTGAACCGTGACTTCCTCTGGAAGCTGATCAGCAACATGTCGCTCAACTACCTGTCGCTGGCCAACGTCGACGCGCTCAAGGTGATCCTCGAAACCTACGACTTGCCGCGCTACTACGACCAACACGCCGAGAAGGTCAGCAAGCGTTTGCTGGGCGGGCTCAAGTCGATCCGTCACCAGCATGTCGACCGTTTGCATCGCGGTTTGCCGCTGCGCGGGTTGCGCACCGAGCTGACCATCGACCCGGAAGGCTACATCGGCGAAGGCGACCTGTTCGTGTTCGCCTCGGTTCTTAACGAGTTTTTCGCGCTTTACGCCAGTCTCAATTCGTACCACGAGCTGCGGGTAAAAAGCACACAGGGAGAGGTGTACCAATGGACACCACGTATGGGCCTGCAGCCCCTGCTTTAA
- the tssE gene encoding type VI secretion system baseplate subunit TssE, which yields MTGYGSLFERLGGDADKRVGWSREASAMASVAAHLAKMLSTRAGSVQTLSDYGLPDLNDMRLSLHDSLSQARLAIESFIEAYEPRLSNVRVVSLPRDNDQLRLSFSIEGLLEVEGFKRQVSFAARLDGSGQVKIN from the coding sequence ATGACTGGATACGGCAGCCTTTTCGAACGCCTGGGTGGCGACGCGGACAAACGCGTCGGCTGGAGCCGCGAGGCCTCCGCCATGGCGTCGGTGGCTGCCCATCTGGCCAAGATGCTCAGCACCCGTGCGGGCAGCGTGCAAACGCTGTCCGATTACGGGTTACCCGATCTCAACGACATGCGCCTGAGCCTGCACGACTCTCTGAGTCAGGCCCGCCTGGCCATCGAAAGCTTCATCGAAGCCTACGAACCGCGCCTGAGCAATGTGCGTGTCGTTTCACTGCCGCGTGACAACGACCAGCTGCGACTGTCCTTCAGTATCGAAGGCCTGTTGGAGGTGGAAGGTTTCAAGCGTCAGGTCAGTTTTGCCGCGCGCCTGGATGGCAGTGGCCAAGTCAAGATCAACTAG
- the tssC gene encoding type VI secretion system contractile sheath large subunit: MSTSAAQQKDNESGEFSILDSIIAETRLTKDDEAYDIAKRGVSAFIEELLKPQNNGEPVKKAMVDRMIAEIDAKLSRQMDEILHHPDFQSLESAWRGLQLLVDRTNFRENIKIEILNVSKQDLLDDFEDSPEVMQAGLYKHIYTAEYGQFGGQPVGAIIANYYMSPSSPDVKLMQYVSSVACMSHAPFIAAAGPKFFGLESFTGLPDLKDLKDHFEGPQFAKWQSFRQSEDSRYIGLTVPRFLLRNPYDPEENPVKSFVYKETVANSHEHYLWGNTAYAFGTKLTDSFAKFRWCPNIIGPQSGGAVEDLPLHHFESMGEIETKIPTEVLVSDRREYELAEEGFISLTMRKGSDNAAFFSASSVQKPKFFGISAEGKAAELNYKLGTQLPYMMIVNRLAHYLKVLQREQLGSWKERTDLELELNKWIRQYVADQENPSAEVRGRRPLRAAQIIVSDVEGEPGWYRVSLNVRPHFKYMGADFTLSLVGKLDKE, translated from the coding sequence ATGAGCACCAGTGCAGCACAGCAGAAAGACAACGAGAGCGGCGAGTTCAGCATTCTCGACAGCATCATCGCTGAAACCCGCCTGACCAAGGACGACGAAGCCTACGACATCGCCAAGCGCGGCGTGTCGGCGTTCATCGAAGAACTGCTCAAGCCGCAGAACAACGGTGAGCCGGTCAAGAAGGCCATGGTTGACCGCATGATCGCCGAGATCGATGCCAAGCTCAGCCGTCAGATGGACGAAATTCTTCACCACCCTGACTTCCAGTCCCTGGAATCGGCATGGCGTGGCCTGCAGTTGCTGGTCGACCGCACCAACTTCCGCGAAAACATCAAGATCGAAATCCTCAACGTCTCCAAGCAGGACCTGCTGGACGACTTCGAAGATTCGCCGGAAGTGATGCAGGCAGGCCTGTACAAGCACATCTACACCGCTGAATACGGCCAGTTCGGTGGTCAGCCTGTGGGCGCGATCATCGCTAACTACTACATGTCGCCAAGTTCGCCAGACGTGAAACTGATGCAGTACGTGTCCAGCGTCGCCTGCATGTCTCACGCCCCGTTCATTGCGGCGGCCGGCCCGAAATTCTTCGGCCTGGAAAGCTTCACTGGCCTGCCGGACCTCAAGGATCTGAAAGATCACTTCGAAGGCCCGCAGTTCGCCAAATGGCAGAGCTTCCGCCAGTCCGAGGACTCGCGTTACATCGGCCTGACCGTGCCACGTTTCCTGCTGCGCAACCCGTACGATCCGGAAGAAAACCCGGTGAAATCGTTTGTGTACAAAGAAACCGTCGCCAACAGCCACGAGCACTACCTGTGGGGCAACACGGCCTACGCGTTCGGCACCAAGCTGACCGACAGCTTCGCCAAATTCCGCTGGTGCCCGAATATCATCGGCCCGCAAAGCGGTGGCGCGGTTGAAGATTTGCCGTTGCACCACTTCGAAAGCATGGGCGAAATCGAAACCAAGATTCCGACCGAAGTGCTGGTGTCCGACCGTCGTGAATACGAACTGGCCGAGGAAGGCTTCATTTCCCTGACCATGCGTAAAGGCAGCGACAACGCCGCGTTCTTCTCCGCAAGCTCGGTTCAAAAGCCGAAGTTCTTCGGCATCAGTGCCGAAGGCAAGGCTGCAGAGCTGAACTACAAGCTCGGCACCCAACTGCCGTACATGATGATCGTCAACCGCCTGGCTCACTACTTGAAAGTGCTGCAGCGCGAGCAACTCGGTTCGTGGAAAGAACGTACCGACCTCGAGCTGGAACTCAACAAGTGGATCCGCCAGTACGTGGCCGACCAGGAAAACCCGAGCGCCGAAGTCCGTGGCCGTCGTCCGCTGCGCGCTGCCCAGATCATCGTCAGCGATGTTGAAGGCGAGCCTGGCTGGTACCGCGTCAGCCTGAATGTGCGCCCGCATTTCAAGTACATGGGTGCCGATTTCACCCTGTCGCTGGTTGGCAAGCTGGACAAAGAGTAA
- the tssB gene encoding type VI secretion system contractile sheath small subunit translates to MAKEGSVAPKERINVTFKPATGGAQEEIELPLKLLAIGDYTHRADERKIEDRKPISIDKMTFDEVLAKQELSLTLSVPNRLQEDSETDELAVKLRVNSMKDFNPASLVEQVPELKKLMELRDALVALKGPLGNAPAFRKAIEGVLADDESRGRVLGELGLNAAASDA, encoded by the coding sequence ATGGCCAAAGAAGGCTCGGTAGCCCCCAAGGAACGCATCAACGTCACCTTCAAACCCGCCACCGGCGGTGCTCAGGAAGAGATTGAACTGCCGCTGAAACTGCTGGCAATCGGTGACTACACCCACCGTGCGGACGAACGCAAAATCGAAGATCGCAAGCCGATCAGCATCGACAAGATGACCTTCGACGAAGTGCTCGCCAAGCAAGAGCTGAGCCTGACGCTGAGCGTGCCTAACCGCCTTCAGGAAGACAGCGAGACTGACGAGCTGGCAGTGAAACTGCGCGTCAACTCGATGAAGGACTTCAACCCGGCCAGCCTGGTCGAGCAAGTGCCTGAGCTTAAAAAACTGATGGAACTGCGCGATGCGCTGGTGGCCCTCAAAGGTCCACTGGGTAACGCCCCGGCCTTCCGCAAAGCCATCGAAGGCGTTCTCGCCGACGACGAATCCCGCGGTCGCGTACTGGGTGAGCTGGGCTTGAACGCCGCAGCCTCGGACGCCTGA
- the tssA gene encoding type VI secretion system protein TssA has product MSYSSKLSAHYLELAKSSVSKENFAGEDVRFSSEFEALESELGKAQSMHESGQIDWLKILENSETLLRTQSKDLRVGAWLTWALYQRESFQGLLAGIGLLHYLCEKHWEQVHPAKLRTRAAAVGWLVPRLEQVLSENVPIKEQLPLFRRLVENLEGLDTALTQHLGDDAPLLLPICRRVKNMVQRAADNQPEPGAVGAVVAQVKQAATQLFTPGAPIDNEKEAHKALRAQQENARPLCAWWLKQKATDLRALRLNRTLLWLPIDAVPERNAEQITALRGLPADRLKTYQDRFDQGKYADLLVELEASLGKAPFWFDGQRMVWECLQNLNAELAMREVEIHFALLIQRLPGIVELRYHDGAPFADPATRAWISANVMPHLQTASAPRKVEVSASQPAWELALEEVLPVLRKDGLKAAVQVLKQGLQAAQGGRVRFFWQFSLARLCFQAKKYELAKTQLETLDSELQNSGLHAWEPDLALEVLHLLHSCCELLPQNHAVRERKEEIYRRLCHLDLEVVLE; this is encoded by the coding sequence ATGTCCTACTCAAGCAAACTCTCTGCTCATTACCTTGAACTCGCTAAGTCCTCTGTTTCCAAAGAGAATTTTGCGGGCGAGGATGTTCGCTTTTCGAGCGAATTCGAAGCGTTGGAGAGTGAATTGGGCAAAGCCCAATCCATGCACGAAAGCGGTCAGATCGACTGGCTGAAAATCCTCGAAAACAGTGAAACCCTGCTGCGAACCCAGTCCAAGGATTTGCGCGTGGGCGCCTGGCTGACGTGGGCGCTGTACCAGCGCGAATCGTTCCAGGGCTTGCTGGCGGGCATCGGTTTATTGCATTACCTGTGCGAGAAGCACTGGGAGCAGGTGCATCCGGCCAAATTGCGCACCCGCGCCGCCGCGGTCGGTTGGCTGGTACCGCGCCTGGAGCAGGTGCTCAGCGAGAACGTTCCGATCAAGGAGCAGTTGCCGCTGTTCCGCCGCCTGGTGGAAAACCTTGAAGGCCTGGACACTGCGCTGACCCAGCACCTGGGCGATGACGCGCCGCTGTTGCTGCCGATCTGCCGCCGCGTCAAAAACATGGTCCAGCGCGCCGCCGACAACCAGCCGGAACCCGGTGCGGTGGGTGCGGTGGTGGCCCAGGTCAAGCAGGCCGCGACCCAGCTGTTCACCCCCGGCGCCCCGATCGATAACGAAAAAGAAGCCCACAAGGCCCTGCGCGCGCAGCAGGAAAATGCGCGCCCGCTGTGCGCCTGGTGGCTGAAACAGAAAGCCACCGACCTGCGCGCCCTGCGCCTGAACCGCACCTTGCTGTGGTTGCCGATCGACGCCGTGCCCGAGCGTAACGCCGAGCAGATCACCGCGCTGCGCGGGCTGCCGGCAGACAGGCTGAAGACCTATCAGGACCGCTTCGACCAAGGTAAATACGCCGACCTGCTGGTGGAACTCGAAGCTAGCCTGGGCAAGGCGCCGTTCTGGTTCGACGGCCAGCGAATGGTCTGGGAGTGCTTGCAGAACCTCAACGCCGAACTGGCCATGCGCGAAGTGGAAATCCACTTCGCATTGTTGATTCAGCGTCTGCCGGGGATCGTCGAGCTGCGTTACCACGACGGTGCGCCGTTCGCCGACCCGGCCACCCGTGCCTGGATCAGCGCCAACGTGATGCCCCATCTGCAAACCGCCAGCGCGCCGCGCAAGGTCGAAGTCAGCGCCAGCCAACCGGCGTGGGAGCTGGCGCTCGAAGAAGTGCTGCCGGTCCTGCGCAAGGACGGCCTCAAGGCCGCCGTGCAGGTGCTCAAGCAGGGCCTGCAAGCCGCACAGGGCGGGCGCGTACGGTTTTTCTGGCAGTTCAGCCTGGCGCGGCTGTGCTTCCAGGCCAAGAAGTACGAACTGGCCAAGACCCAGCTCGAAACCCTCGATTCAGAATTACAGAACTCAGGCTTGCACGCCTGGGAGCCTGATCTTGCGTTGGAAGTGCTGCACCTCCTGCATAGCTGCTGTGAGTTGTTGCCGCAGAACCACGCAGTGCGAGAACGCAAGGAAGAGATTTATCGCAGGCTGTGCCACCTCGACCTCGAAGTGGTACTCGAATAG